The following proteins come from a genomic window of Solwaraspora sp. WMMA2065:
- a CDS encoding glutamine synthetase family protein: protein MRSLDERPVADGGDGRRVVPMLAADRGGFIDRHQLWTDTQYAAAGQLRRVVDELGIELIRFSFADQHGVLRGKTLTREAAATALRSGVTAPSSLLLKDPSGASVFPVFAADTGVGVSGFAGAGDIVLVPDPTTFRVLPWAPRTGWLLCDLRFPDGAAVPFCTRGLLRTQLDRLAAAGYAMTVGAELEFHVFATDGPTDGGLDDDQVGRPGAPGRASGARPLSRGAQLLHEDGLDRADEVVQLLHHGLTRLDLPLRSLELEFGPSQFEITMTAGDAAVAADQVLLARSAIRQLCRRHGYHATFMSRPAGAQTASTGWHLHQSLRELATGTAAFDPVTPGEALSPVAGHYLAGLLEHAGAAAAFATPTVNGYKRYLPFSLAPDRVAWGVDNKGAMVRAVGAGSDTGVRLENRCGEPAANPYLYIASQLVSGLDGIDRRLAPPPAVQDPYAADAPRLPASLAEALTALEADPAFTAALGAPVISWYATLKRREFARYLAHVSDWEQREYFDLI from the coding sequence ATGCGTAGCCTCGACGAACGGCCCGTCGCCGACGGCGGGGACGGCCGCCGCGTGGTGCCGATGCTCGCCGCCGACCGGGGCGGCTTCATCGACCGTCACCAGCTGTGGACCGACACCCAGTACGCCGCCGCCGGCCAGCTGCGCCGGGTCGTCGACGAGCTCGGTATCGAGCTGATCCGGTTCTCTTTCGCCGACCAGCACGGCGTGCTGCGTGGCAAGACGCTGACCCGGGAAGCCGCCGCCACGGCACTGCGGTCCGGCGTGACCGCGCCGTCGTCGCTGCTGCTCAAGGACCCGTCCGGCGCGTCGGTCTTCCCGGTCTTCGCCGCCGACACCGGCGTCGGGGTGAGCGGGTTCGCCGGTGCCGGGGACATCGTGCTGGTGCCCGACCCGACCACGTTCCGGGTGCTGCCGTGGGCGCCACGGACCGGCTGGTTGCTGTGCGACCTGCGGTTCCCCGACGGTGCCGCGGTGCCGTTCTGCACCCGTGGCCTGCTGCGCACGCAGCTCGACCGGTTGGCCGCCGCCGGGTACGCGATGACCGTCGGCGCCGAGCTGGAGTTCCACGTCTTCGCCACCGACGGTCCCACCGACGGCGGGCTCGACGACGACCAGGTCGGCCGGCCGGGTGCGCCCGGCCGGGCCAGCGGCGCCCGGCCGCTGAGCCGGGGCGCGCAACTGCTGCACGAGGACGGGCTGGACCGCGCCGACGAGGTCGTCCAACTGCTGCACCACGGGCTGACCCGGCTCGACCTGCCGCTGCGCTCCCTGGAGCTGGAGTTCGGGCCGAGCCAGTTCGAGATCACCATGACCGCCGGGGACGCGGCGGTCGCCGCCGACCAGGTGCTGCTGGCCCGCTCGGCGATCCGCCAGCTCTGCCGCCGGCACGGCTACCACGCCACGTTCATGTCCCGCCCGGCCGGTGCCCAGACCGCCTCCACCGGGTGGCACCTGCACCAGTCGCTGCGCGAGCTGGCCACCGGCACGGCGGCGTTCGACCCGGTCACGCCGGGGGAGGCGCTCTCCCCGGTCGCCGGGCACTACCTCGCCGGTCTGCTGGAGCACGCCGGTGCGGCAGCCGCCTTCGCCACCCCGACGGTCAACGGCTACAAGCGCTACCTGCCGTTTTCCCTCGCGCCGGACCGGGTGGCCTGGGGGGTCGACAACAAGGGGGCTATGGTCCGGGCCGTCGGTGCCGGCTCCGACACCGGCGTACGGCTGGAGAACCGGTGCGGCGAGCCGGCCGCCAATCCGTACCTGTATATCGCGTCGCAGCTGGTCAGTGGCCTGGACGGGATCGACCGGCGGCTCGCCCCGCCGCCGGCGGTGCAGGATCCGTACGCCGCCGACGCGCCCCGGCTGCCGGCCTCGCTGGCCGAGGCGCTGACCGCGCTGGAGGCCGATCCGGCGTTCACCGCCGCGCTCGGCGCCCCGGTGATCTCCTGGTACGCGACGCTCAAGCGCCGCGAGTTCGCCCGCTACCTCGCGCACGTCTCCGACTGGGAGCAGCGCGAGTACTTCGATCTGATCTGA
- a CDS encoding aldehyde dehydrogenase family protein yields MTSSVAPLADLEPFHVDGGWIAPGGRALIEVRDPSTGAVISRVAQATAEDVDAAVAAATRAYADRRWSGLAPLERTRVLHRLADLIEAHLEELAVLETRDNGKPIERSRADTGAAARAFRHFAGATSRLTGTVVPIDGGGHHVYTVLEPVGVAALILPWNFPIMTGCFKIAPALAAGCPVVVKPAEQTPLTMLRVAALAAEAGVPPGVFNVLTGDGEVGAALVAHPGVAKVSFTGSTEVGRLVMAGAAATTKRLTLELGGKSPNIVFADADLDAAVLTAMRASFGHSGQMCTAGSRLLVQRSILDEMTERLAAATRRVPLGNGLDGGVTVGPLVSEEQRQQVLSYIETGIREGATVAVGGGVPDRPGYFVEPTLFTGVRNDMAIAREEIFGPVTGVIAFDDEDEAVAIGNDTSYGLAAGVWTRDLSRAHRMAAVLRVGTVWVNTYNIFDPALSFGGVGDSGLGRDLGDEALHSYCERKGVVVAL; encoded by the coding sequence ATGACGTCGTCTGTCGCCCCGCTGGCCGACCTGGAGCCGTTCCACGTCGACGGCGGGTGGATCGCCCCCGGTGGGCGCGCGCTGATCGAGGTGCGTGACCCGTCCACCGGCGCGGTGATCAGCCGGGTCGCCCAGGCCACCGCCGAGGACGTGGACGCGGCGGTGGCCGCCGCCACCCGGGCGTACGCCGACCGGCGGTGGAGCGGTCTGGCTCCGCTGGAGCGCACCCGGGTGCTGCACCGGCTCGCCGACCTGATCGAGGCGCACCTCGAGGAGTTGGCGGTGCTGGAGACCCGGGACAACGGCAAGCCGATCGAACGTTCCCGGGCCGACACCGGCGCGGCGGCCCGGGCGTTCCGGCACTTCGCCGGGGCGACCAGCAGGCTGACCGGCACCGTCGTGCCGATCGACGGCGGCGGCCACCACGTCTACACGGTGCTGGAGCCGGTCGGTGTGGCGGCGCTGATCCTGCCGTGGAACTTTCCGATCATGACCGGCTGTTTCAAGATCGCCCCGGCGCTGGCCGCCGGCTGCCCGGTGGTGGTCAAGCCGGCCGAGCAGACCCCGCTGACCATGTTGCGGGTGGCCGCCCTGGCCGCCGAGGCCGGCGTGCCGCCGGGGGTGTTCAACGTGCTCACCGGCGACGGCGAGGTCGGCGCGGCGCTGGTCGCCCACCCGGGCGTGGCGAAGGTGTCGTTCACCGGCTCCACTGAGGTGGGCCGGTTGGTGATGGCCGGCGCGGCGGCGACGACGAAACGGCTCACCCTGGAGTTGGGTGGGAAGAGCCCGAACATTGTCTTCGCCGACGCCGACCTGGACGCCGCGGTGCTGACCGCGATGCGGGCGTCGTTCGGCCACTCCGGGCAGATGTGCACCGCCGGCAGCCGGCTGCTGGTGCAGCGGTCGATCCTGGACGAGATGACCGAGCGGCTGGCCGCAGCGACCCGCCGGGTGCCGCTGGGCAACGGACTGGACGGCGGGGTGACCGTCGGCCCGCTGGTCTCCGAGGAGCAGCGCCAGCAGGTGCTGTCGTACATCGAGACCGGCATCCGGGAAGGGGCCACGGTCGCGGTCGGCGGCGGGGTGCCGGACCGGCCCGGCTACTTCGTCGAGCCGACCCTGTTCACCGGGGTACGCAATGACATGGCCATCGCCCGGGAGGAGATCTTCGGGCCGGTGACCGGGGTGATCGCCTTCGACGATGAGGACGAGGCGGTCGCGATCGGCAACGACACGTCGTACGGGCTGGCCGCCGGGGTGTGGACCCGGGACCTGTCCCGGGCACACCGGATGGCGGCCGTGCTGCGGGTCGGCACGGTCTGGGTGAACACGTACAACATCTTCGACCCGGCGCTGTCCTTCGGCGGGGTCGGGGACTCCGGTCTGGGCCGGGATTTGGGCGACGAAGCCCTGCATTCGTACTGCGAGCGCAAGGGCGTCGTCGTCGCGCTCTGA
- a CDS encoding aminotransferase class V-fold PLP-dependent enzyme: MRDSASQTGPAGAVAEPADPAPVPLGPASVPAGALTLDPAALRAATPGATLAHHLNAAGAALPSLAVLDTVIDHLRLESRLGGYEAAEAAAERTADVYHLAGRLLGATGEDIALVESATVAWHRAIDALRLGPGDRILASASSYVSSALHLLELRRARGISVEVLPTDDSGGVDLHQLEQALRQPAALVTVAHVPTSSALIEPVAQIGARVAAAGVPLLVDATQSVGQLPVDVGAMHADILVATGRKFLRGPRGTGLLYLDPALRERARPLTPDVRGARWTGDEEYDLLPGARRYETWEASHALRLGLGAALTEALALGVDAISAYVSQLAARLRAGLAELPGVTVVDPPAAGGGIVTFVRDGEEPATTVRTLRAAGLHLVAVPASHGQWDLGRRGLPAVVRASVHVYNDDTEVDALLARLARPAATGVPTPPTATATPDAVPPVPPAPGPAPALLTGADRRADVIVIGAGVHGRSAAWALVARGVRVIQLDRLPAGHTEGSSHGQTRMIRRAYPSPVWDDLVDRAYTGWRELEQAAGRRLVSTVGGLYARPARTSGTLRGPDCVLVDANQAAGIAPGLVLGADMVAVHDPAAGVIDAAAAMDALTGLGRAAGVHRRDGCRVTGWHPDGAGVRVHTDSGDLLADRLVICAGPWTADLVPEFASRLTTVRIVNIHIGSSTPALLAPPALGPFSVDVPGVGLLYGIPAHGPDAVKVGFDHGPVDDLSRPPGPVTATERAELLSVARRFLPAADGPVTAELACRYTMAPGNRFAVGALPAHPQALVAAACSGHGFKFGPAIGAALADLATGMPRPDLEFLAPAAMGVDGVPPGDWAGDRVNPGTPLPNAARTSEPTAHRR; this comes from the coding sequence TTGAGAGACTCTGCATCCCAGACCGGGCCGGCGGGTGCGGTCGCGGAGCCCGCCGACCCGGCGCCCGTGCCGCTGGGCCCGGCGTCTGTGCCGGCGGGCGCGCTGACGCTGGACCCTGCGGCGCTGAGGGCCGCCACTCCCGGCGCGACCCTGGCCCACCACCTCAACGCCGCCGGCGCCGCACTGCCCAGCCTCGCCGTACTCGACACGGTCATCGACCACCTGCGGCTCGAGTCGCGGCTCGGCGGCTACGAGGCGGCCGAGGCCGCCGCCGAGCGGACCGCCGACGTCTACCACCTGGCTGGCCGGCTGCTCGGCGCGACAGGAGAGGACATCGCCCTGGTGGAGAGTGCCACCGTGGCGTGGCACCGGGCGATCGACGCGCTGCGGCTCGGCCCCGGCGACCGGATCCTCGCCTCCGCGTCCAGCTACGTCAGCTCGGCACTGCACCTGCTCGAGCTGCGCCGCGCCCGGGGCATCAGCGTCGAGGTGCTGCCCACCGACGACTCGGGCGGCGTCGACCTGCACCAGTTGGAGCAGGCGCTGCGGCAGCCGGCCGCGCTGGTCACTGTCGCCCACGTACCGACCTCGTCGGCGCTGATCGAACCGGTCGCGCAGATCGGCGCCCGGGTCGCCGCTGCCGGCGTACCGCTGCTGGTCGACGCCACCCAGTCGGTCGGCCAACTGCCCGTCGACGTCGGCGCGATGCACGCCGACATCCTGGTCGCCACCGGCCGCAAGTTCCTGCGTGGACCGCGCGGCACCGGGCTGCTCTATCTCGACCCGGCGCTGCGTGAACGCGCCCGTCCGTTGACCCCGGACGTACGCGGGGCCCGATGGACCGGCGACGAGGAGTACGACCTGCTGCCCGGTGCCCGACGGTACGAGACCTGGGAGGCGTCGCACGCGTTGCGGCTCGGCCTGGGCGCCGCGCTGACCGAGGCGCTTGCCCTCGGCGTCGACGCCATCTCGGCGTACGTCAGCCAGTTGGCCGCCCGGCTGCGGGCCGGGCTGGCCGAGCTGCCCGGAGTGACCGTGGTCGACCCGCCGGCGGCCGGCGGTGGCATCGTCACCTTCGTCCGCGACGGCGAGGAGCCGGCCACCACGGTACGCACGTTGCGCGCCGCCGGCCTGCACCTGGTCGCCGTGCCGGCCAGCCACGGCCAGTGGGACCTGGGTCGGCGCGGCCTGCCTGCGGTGGTCCGAGCCTCCGTGCACGTCTACAACGACGACACCGAGGTGGACGCGCTGCTCGCCCGACTGGCCCGCCCGGCGGCCACCGGCGTACCGACGCCACCGACGGCGACTGCCACGCCGGACGCTGTGCCGCCGGTGCCGCCAGCGCCGGGCCCGGCTCCCGCGCTGCTGACCGGTGCAGACCGCCGGGCCGACGTGATCGTCATCGGTGCCGGCGTCCACGGACGCAGCGCGGCCTGGGCACTCGTCGCACGCGGTGTCCGGGTGATCCAGCTTGACCGGCTGCCGGCCGGGCACACGGAAGGATCGTCACACGGACAGACCCGGATGATCCGTCGCGCCTATCCGTCGCCGGTCTGGGACGACCTGGTGGACCGCGCGTACACCGGTTGGCGCGAGCTGGAACAGGCCGCCGGTCGCCGGTTGGTCAGCACTGTCGGCGGCCTGTACGCCCGACCGGCCCGGACCAGCGGCACCCTGCGCGGGCCGGACTGTGTCCTGGTCGACGCCAACCAGGCCGCCGGCATCGCGCCGGGCCTGGTGCTCGGGGCCGACATGGTGGCCGTACACGATCCGGCGGCCGGCGTGATCGACGCCGCCGCCGCGATGGACGCGCTGACCGGGCTCGGTAGGGCCGCCGGGGTGCACCGTCGCGACGGCTGCCGGGTGACCGGTTGGCACCCGGACGGTGCCGGGGTCCGGGTACATACCGACTCCGGTGACCTGCTCGCCGACCGGCTGGTCATCTGTGCCGGACCGTGGACCGCCGACCTGGTGCCGGAGTTCGCCAGCCGGTTGACCACCGTGCGGATCGTCAACATCCACATCGGCTCGTCCACCCCGGCGCTGCTGGCCCCGCCGGCGCTCGGCCCGTTCTCGGTCGACGTCCCCGGCGTCGGTCTGCTCTACGGCATCCCGGCGCACGGTCCGGACGCCGTCAAGGTGGGATTCGACCATGGTCCGGTCGACGACCTGAGCCGGCCGCCCGGTCCGGTGACCGCCACCGAGCGGGCCGAGTTGCTCTCCGTCGCCCGTCGTTTCCTGCCGGCCGCCGACGGCCCGGTCACCGCAGAACTGGCCTGCCGCTACACCATGGCGCCGGGCAACCGGTTCGCGGTCGGGGCGTTGCCGGCGCATCCGCAGGCGCTGGTCGCGGCGGCCTGCTCCGGGCACGGGTTCAAGTTCGGCCCGGCGATCGGTGCCGCGTTGGCCGACCTGGCGACCGGGATGCCCCGGCCGGACCTGGAGTTTCTCGCTCCGGCGGCGATGGGGGTCGACGGGGTGCCGCCCGGGGACTGGGCCGGCGACCGGGTCAACCCCGGAACACCGTTGCCGAACGCCGCTCGTACCAGCGAGCCAACTGCTCACCGGCGCTGA
- a CDS encoding GntR family transcriptional regulator, whose protein sequence is MPVSSTENTSSALVDATAAKIRAKIMSGEIPIGAQLRQAELAKLLGVSRTPVREALRQLQTGGLIEVVPHRGAVVRVPAPWEVREAYEVRAELEALACERAVSRITDDVLHELREANSLLRRTEQAARGSIPQRRVEDDPGVARARVALAGSTNAANDRFHTLIHQVAGNDWLARVIKEINEAFPRNVSALVLQDNPRHRDDNFHEHERIVAALTAEDGERARREMQAHVISAGEQLARWYERRSATVFRG, encoded by the coding sequence ATGCCAGTCAGCTCGACGGAAAACACCAGCAGTGCCCTCGTCGACGCCACCGCCGCGAAGATCCGCGCCAAGATCATGTCCGGCGAGATCCCGATCGGTGCCCAACTGCGCCAGGCCGAGCTGGCCAAGCTGCTCGGGGTCAGCCGCACCCCGGTCCGGGAGGCGCTGCGCCAACTGCAGACCGGTGGGCTGATCGAGGTGGTGCCGCACCGTGGCGCGGTGGTCCGGGTGCCGGCGCCGTGGGAGGTCCGGGAAGCCTACGAGGTCCGTGCGGAGCTGGAGGCGCTGGCCTGCGAACGGGCGGTCAGCCGGATCACCGACGACGTCCTGCACGAGCTGCGGGAGGCCAACTCGCTGCTGCGACGTACCGAGCAGGCCGCCCGGGGCAGCATCCCGCAGCGACGGGTCGAGGACGACCCGGGGGTCGCCCGCGCCCGGGTCGCCCTGGCCGGCTCCACCAACGCCGCCAACGACCGGTTCCACACCCTCATTCACCAGGTGGCCGGCAACGACTGGCTGGCCAGGGTGATCAAGGAGATCAACGAGGCATTCCCGCGTAACGTCTCGGCGCTGGTGTTGCAGGACAACCCTCGCCACCGCGACGACAACTTCCACGAGCACGAGCGGATCGTCGCCGCGCTCACCGCGGAGGACGGCGAACGCGCGCGGCGTGAGATGCAGGCCCATGTGATCAGCGCCGGTGAGCAGTTGGCTCGCTGGTACGAGCGGCGTTCGGCAACGGTGTTCCGGGGTTGA
- a CDS encoding ABC transporter permease, whose translation MTVAGARPVGRWRAAYARRSIARSWLATVSWLVVVGFVLMATIGPLLVGADPERQSNVTLAGFGTAGHPLGTDDLGRDFLARLVYGARPLLLVAFLATAVAAAIGTTVGMLAGYLGGWGEQILMRITDVGLAFPSMLLIILVVAASGPGVRSLVVGVGVALSPGLARLARALTAREAARDYVLAARLGGTRSPRIMVQEILPNIVGPLLAQVVMTLSVAAGFAAGLSYLGLGIQPPTPDWGYMVQAGQEFIYSAPRMAVLPAALTLIFVVASNFVGDDLRDALDPRSRR comes from the coding sequence GTGACGGTCGCAGGGGCGCGGCCGGTCGGGCGATGGAGAGCCGCCTACGCGCGGCGCTCCATCGCCCGGTCCTGGCTGGCCACCGTCTCCTGGCTGGTGGTCGTCGGCTTCGTGCTGATGGCGACCATCGGACCGCTGCTGGTCGGCGCCGACCCGGAGCGACAGAGCAACGTCACCCTCGCCGGGTTCGGCACCGCCGGGCATCCGCTCGGCACCGACGACCTCGGCCGAGACTTCCTTGCCAGGCTCGTGTACGGCGCCCGCCCGCTGCTGCTGGTCGCCTTCCTCGCCACCGCCGTCGCCGCGGCCATCGGCACCACCGTCGGCATGCTCGCCGGCTACCTCGGCGGCTGGGGCGAGCAGATCCTGATGCGGATCACCGACGTCGGGCTCGCCTTCCCGTCCATGTTGCTGATCATCCTGGTCGTGGCGGCCAGCGGACCGGGCGTACGCAGCCTGGTGGTCGGTGTCGGTGTCGCGCTGTCGCCCGGCCTGGCCCGGCTGGCCCGGGCGTTGACCGCCCGGGAAGCAGCCCGCGACTACGTGCTCGCCGCCCGGCTCGGCGGCACCCGGTCGCCCCGGATCATGGTCCAGGAGATCCTGCCCAACATCGTCGGCCCGTTGCTCGCCCAGGTCGTCATGACCCTGTCGGTGGCGGCCGGATTCGCCGCCGGCCTGTCCTACCTGGGCCTGGGCATCCAGCCACCCACCCCGGACTGGGGCTACATGGTGCAGGCCGGGCAGGAGTTCATCTACTCGGCACCCCGGATGGCGGTGCTGCCCGCCGCGTTGACGCTGATCTTCGTGGTCGCCAGCAACTTCGTCGGCG
- a CDS encoding primary-amine oxidase yields the protein MSACHPSPDGRNHRSHPLDPPSPAEIARAVAVARADGRLGERTRFWGATLDEAHARAVVAGAAAAGEVRLGLVAMDHAAGTAWEIDVALAAGSRADGAPSDHAGDEDVADRCLDWRPLDPRRPGITSEEARAAAQACRQSPLFREVLAKRGIHDVSLVMVDAESMGGFEPKRYADRRLTWGTVWHRVDEGDNGYVRPVQGVVPIIDMATMEVLEVEDHGVVPISEEAGPLEADAWPTRPGLRPLDVVQPDGPSFDVDGWQVSWQGWQLRVGFTHREGLVLYDLEFQGRPVVKRAACNEMYVPYLDPNSTQYRKNFFDWGEYGAGPLTNSLALGCDCLGVIYYFDTAYLGGDGDPVTIPNAICMHEEDHSILWKHNDLRRGVSQVRRSRRLVISNFQTVANYDYGFYWSLYQDGRIELEVKLTGMLSASGIADGDEVRYGRIVASNVQTPTHQHYFGLRLDMAVDGSRNRLVEEHAEGETDPTLDPYGNAVRNVRTPLLRESQAARRTDPASARRWRVESTTRTNRYGEPTAYRLLLPNTTRPFARPDSVMARRAPFIHQHLWATPYDPQEQFLGGRYPNHAEPGDDGVQVWQRQDRSIDGAELVLWPVLGTHHFPRPEQWPVMPVDAIHMILEPDGFFDRNPAMDVPDLAAARSAGSACCSTGNDVVPAD from the coding sequence GTGAGCGCGTGCCACCCCAGCCCGGACGGGCGCAACCACCGCAGTCATCCGCTCGATCCGCCCAGCCCGGCCGAGATCGCCCGTGCCGTCGCCGTCGCGCGTGCCGACGGTCGCCTCGGCGAGCGGACCCGGTTCTGGGGGGCCACGCTGGACGAGGCACACGCCCGCGCCGTCGTGGCCGGCGCGGCGGCGGCCGGGGAGGTCCGACTCGGACTGGTGGCCATGGACCACGCCGCCGGCACTGCCTGGGAGATCGACGTCGCGCTGGCCGCCGGGAGCCGGGCCGACGGTGCGCCGTCGGACCACGCTGGAGACGAGGACGTTGCGGACCGCTGCCTGGACTGGCGTCCACTCGACCCGCGTCGGCCCGGCATCACCTCCGAGGAGGCTCGCGCGGCCGCCCAGGCCTGCCGGCAGAGCCCACTGTTCCGCGAGGTGCTCGCCAAGCGGGGCATCCACGACGTCTCACTGGTGATGGTCGACGCCGAGTCGATGGGCGGCTTCGAGCCGAAGCGCTACGCCGACCGGCGGCTGACCTGGGGCACCGTCTGGCACCGTGTCGACGAGGGCGACAACGGCTACGTCCGCCCGGTGCAGGGCGTGGTGCCAATCATCGACATGGCGACCATGGAGGTCCTGGAGGTCGAGGACCACGGCGTGGTGCCGATTTCCGAAGAGGCCGGCCCGCTGGAGGCCGACGCCTGGCCGACCCGGCCGGGCCTGCGGCCGTTGGATGTCGTGCAGCCCGACGGTCCGAGTTTCGACGTCGACGGCTGGCAGGTCAGCTGGCAGGGCTGGCAGTTGCGGGTCGGCTTCACCCACCGCGAGGGCCTGGTCCTGTACGACCTGGAGTTCCAGGGGCGGCCGGTGGTCAAGCGGGCCGCCTGCAACGAGATGTACGTGCCGTACCTCGACCCCAACTCCACCCAGTACCGCAAGAACTTCTTCGACTGGGGCGAGTACGGGGCCGGGCCGCTGACCAACTCGCTCGCCCTCGGCTGCGACTGCCTCGGCGTCATCTACTACTTCGACACCGCCTATCTCGGTGGCGACGGGGACCCGGTGACCATCCCGAACGCGATCTGCATGCACGAGGAGGACCACAGCATCCTCTGGAAGCACAACGACCTGCGCCGCGGAGTCAGCCAGGTGCGTCGCTCGCGGCGGTTGGTCATCTCCAACTTTCAGACCGTGGCCAACTACGACTACGGCTTCTACTGGTCGCTCTATCAGGATGGCCGGATCGAGCTGGAGGTCAAGTTGACCGGGATGCTGTCGGCCTCCGGTATCGCCGACGGCGACGAGGTGCGCTACGGCCGGATCGTCGCGTCGAACGTGCAGACCCCGACCCACCAGCACTACTTCGGGCTACGCCTGGACATGGCGGTGGACGGATCGCGCAACCGGCTGGTCGAGGAGCATGCCGAGGGCGAGACCGACCCGACGCTCGACCCGTACGGCAACGCGGTACGCAACGTGCGTACCCCGTTGCTGCGTGAGTCCCAGGCCGCGCGCCGCACCGACCCGGCGTCGGCTCGCCGCTGGCGGGTGGAGAGCACCACCCGGACCAACCGGTACGGTGAGCCGACGGCCTACCGGCTGCTGCTGCCGAACACCACTCGACCGTTCGCCCGGCCGGACTCGGTGATGGCCCGTCGGGCACCGTTCATCCACCAGCACCTGTGGGCCACCCCGTACGATCCGCAGGAGCAGTTCCTCGGTGGTCGCTATCCCAACCATGCCGAGCCGGGCGACGACGGTGTGCAGGTCTGGCAGCGCCAGGACCGGTCGATCGACGGTGCGGAGCTGGTGCTGTGGCCGGTGCTCGGCACCCACCATTTCCCGCGCCCGGAGCAGTGGCCGGTGATGCCGGTGGACGCGATCCACATGATCCTCGAACCGGACGGCTTCTTCGACCGCAATCCGGCGATGGACGTGCCGGATTTGGCTGCCGCCCGCAGTGCGGGCAGTGCCTGCTGCTCCACTGGAAATGACGTGGTGCCGGCCGACTGA
- a CDS encoding ABC transporter substrate-binding protein, which translates to MSDDPRKLPQNLISRRAMLRGTGLLGLGFGASNLLAACGVASDGSEDGDDGTSSGGTLTLGIDATSAVNDPAFYTSLGDWMAVDCICRGLTFISFETNEPQADLAESWEISDDGLTYTFTLRQGVTFHDGTTFTSADVLASLGRQFNEDDPTLPEGSSRPLRSLGANVASLDAPDEYTVVMVLNSPDATVLNRLSDIGGRIISSAALAEYGADIGKNLVGTGPFQFSSATAGQQVVLTAFEDYRAGRPKVDRLVMQQVQDPSTIVSSLLSGDLSATQFTPYSAVEQLKADDAVTFHETPYSFDAMMMIDARRIPELEVRQAINLAIDREAIIAQAFFGIGALPDGYTIPPSQDGYDPSLADLSRFDPDEARRLIEAAGATGRQVALMAASDSWHPRAAQIVAQNLTDIGLTVVSDSVDPATYFSRLLDPEDEFHEVMIWERNSYIPDPDNMIGAMGLPSGVYGDFTSGLNTLPGSEAFADDLAAAKNLPNGDERTAAYTDVQRRFAEQYMVLSMLCYSANPVVTGANVEGANVAALGNHRCFMENASV; encoded by the coding sequence ATGTCGGACGATCCCCGCAAACTCCCGCAGAATCTGATAAGCCGTCGCGCGATGCTGCGCGGCACCGGTCTGCTCGGTCTCGGCTTCGGCGCCAGCAACCTCCTCGCCGCCTGCGGCGTCGCCTCCGATGGCAGCGAAGACGGCGACGACGGCACGAGCAGCGGCGGCACTCTCACGCTCGGCATCGACGCCACCAGCGCCGTCAACGACCCCGCTTTCTACACGTCACTGGGCGACTGGATGGCGGTCGACTGCATCTGCCGTGGACTGACCTTCATCTCTTTCGAGACCAACGAGCCGCAGGCTGACCTCGCCGAGAGCTGGGAGATCTCCGACGACGGGCTGACCTACACCTTCACTCTGCGTCAAGGTGTGACCTTCCACGACGGCACCACCTTCACCTCGGCGGACGTGCTGGCCAGCCTCGGTCGGCAGTTCAACGAGGACGACCCGACGCTGCCTGAGGGGTCTTCCCGGCCGCTGCGCAGCCTCGGCGCCAACGTCGCCTCGCTGGACGCTCCGGACGAGTACACCGTGGTGATGGTGCTCAACAGCCCTGACGCCACCGTGCTCAACCGGCTCTCCGACATCGGCGGCCGGATCATCTCCTCCGCTGCACTCGCCGAGTACGGCGCTGACATCGGCAAGAACCTGGTCGGCACCGGCCCGTTCCAGTTCTCCTCGGCGACCGCCGGGCAGCAGGTGGTGCTGACCGCGTTCGAGGACTACCGCGCCGGCCGGCCCAAGGTCGACCGGCTGGTGATGCAACAGGTCCAGGACCCCTCCACCATCGTCAGCTCGCTGCTCAGCGGCGACCTGTCCGCCACCCAGTTCACCCCGTACTCGGCGGTCGAGCAGCTCAAGGCCGACGACGCGGTGACCTTCCACGAGACGCCGTACAGCTTCGACGCGATGATGATGATCGACGCCCGGCGGATCCCGGAGCTGGAGGTGCGCCAGGCGATCAACCTGGCGATCGACCGGGAAGCGATCATCGCCCAGGCGTTCTTCGGCATCGGCGCGCTGCCCGACGGCTACACGATCCCGCCGTCGCAGGACGGCTACGACCCGAGCCTGGCCGATCTGAGTCGGTTCGATCCGGACGAGGCCCGGCGGCTGATCGAGGCGGCCGGCGCCACCGGCCGGCAGGTGGCGCTGATGGCGGCAAGCGACTCCTGGCATCCCCGCGCGGCGCAGATCGTCGCGCAGAACCTCACCGACATCGGGTTGACCGTCGTGAGCGACTCGGTCGACCCGGCCACCTACTTCAGCCGGCTGCTCGACCCGGAGGACGAGTTCCACGAGGTGATGATCTGGGAGCGCAACTCCTACATCCCGGACCCGGACAACATGATCGGGGCGATGGGCCTGCCGTCCGGGGTGTACGGCGACTTCACCTCCGGACTCAACACGCTGCCCGGCTCGGAGGCGTTCGCCGACGACCTGGCCGCCGCGAAGAACCTGCCCAACGGTGACGAGCGCACCGCCGCGTACACCGACGTCCAGCGCCGCTTCGCCGAGCAGTACATGGTGCTGTCCATGCTCTGCTACTCGGCGAACCCGGTGGTCACCGGGGCGAACGTCGAAGGCGCCAACGTCGCCGCGCTCGGCAACCACCGCTGCTTCATGGAGAACGCCAGTGTCTGA